The DNA sequence TAGTATGCCATGAGTTAGAGTTTGATCCATTTCCAGAGGCTGTATCTCTTAAAATGCTCTTCATATctgcaaataaaaacagaaatggcattttaaaaatcccattcaTTTAACAGAAATCACGTagtttcatgaaaatattttctatcagttTGAGTAGCACATCAGAAAGCGTTTACAGTATCATGACTTCATTCATACTGATTTGCTTCATCACATGCACCGAAACCTTTCCGCATTAGTAGCTTGGATAAGTTATTCCCCCTCTAAACTATGACAGTCTTTCCGATCATTCCAGTGTTCTATAGTATTACTCTGAGAAACTCTGACGACAATtaaggtaaataaatattttatccacTCACAGGAAATCTGCTAACCTTCCAATATGAAGGACTCCTCTGAGCATATATTAACATATCCCCTTGACACAAggcttctcagcctcagcaccacTGGTATTTTGCCCCCAAGCTGGAATGATCAAAAATGTCTCACATTGCCAAATGCCCCACTGTGTTGTAAAATCATTCTCATTTAAGAACCACTGCcttggcggggcgcggtggctcaagcctgtaatcccagcactttgggaggccgagatgggcggatcatgaggtcaggagatccagaccatcctggctaacatggtgaaaccccgtctctactaaaaactacaaaaaactagccaggcgacgtggcggcgcctgtagtcccagctactcgggaggctgaggcaggagaatggcgtgaacccgggaggcggagcttgcagtgagctgagatccggccacagcattccagcctgggtgacagagtgagactccgtctcaaaaaaaaaaaaaaaaaaaaaaaagaaccactgcCTTAATGAGGAGAGTATATTCAGAAGTTTGAGTCTCCCAACATGGTTGGTGAGGCATAGATTTACAATGGCATAATTATCTGGGACTTATATATCAAGGAACACTAGAAGGGTTTTCTTCATCTTCAGGGATTTTTCACAACTTAAACAAGTACTGtaagccaatttaaaaactggGAGCACAGTGACCACTTTCTGAAAGAAATGGAAACGCCTGGGTAAGAGTCCTCGTCCACCAATATACCAGTTATGAGATCTTGAACAACTTCACATCTTTGTGTCTCAGATGGGGTTACTATCATCCACCTCACAAGCTTGCTAGAGAACATGAGATACCGATGTAAAGTGTACCTGATAAGCAGTAGTATTCAATAAACACTGgccattattcaaatatttttatacaggtTTACAACTAGTCTCCACCAATGCCACATCTACATATAATCTCAGGAATCAGTCCTACTTAACAacgtatttgtgtgtgtgttctgggtGAGGGGGAAGAGGCTACTTAATAAAAAGGCCTGCTTTAAGAAGATTAGAAATCCATGAACTACCTGTTAAATGGACGAACTGAAACATCCTTATGATTTAAGCAGTTGGTGTCTTACTATAAGGAAGGGTGCAGCAAATGCAGATCCAAAGTACAAACACATCTTAACTAGTAACGCCCACTTGTTTTCCACTGAAAATGGCAAATTCtgttggaaaaaaagagaaaaagtaatcgAAATAGAACCTCAAATAATCTGCTTAATAATCAAAACACAAGTATACAGGAAATgctagttatatttattttacatcatGTTACATATGCCATAAATCGTAacatctttttaaacatttatctttcaaaTCCTACGACCTTCATCACACAACACTAGAAGGTAAGAAACAATCTGGCTTTACCGAGCACTAGGCAATGGTCTTAAGGACTCAAACGTCAAATAGTGAGAAgtttcttattttagaaaatcGAAAAAACTACTGTCTTAAGTAGTCACATTAGAAGACGACACATGGCAATGTTAAGTGCAATacaaagttgttttttctttttctttctgagactgagtcccgctctgtcatacaggctggagtgcag is a window from the Rhinopithecus roxellana isolate Shanxi Qingling chromosome 3, ASM756505v1, whole genome shotgun sequence genome containing:
- the LOC115896572 gene encoding cytochrome c oxidase subunit 7C, mitochondrial, with translation MLGHSIRRFTTSVVRRSHYEEGPGKNLPFSVENKWALLVKMCLYFGSAFAAPFLIVRHQLLKS